In Microbacterium foliorum, the following proteins share a genomic window:
- a CDS encoding aconitate hydratase, which yields MSTVNSFGAKSTLTVGSTDYEIFRIDTVPGFDKLPFSLKVLLENLLRTEDGANVTKAQIEALGSWDAAADPSTEIQFTPARVVMQDFTGVPCIVDLATMREAVTALGGDANKINPLSPAEMVIDHSVIADLFGSENALERNVEIEYERNGERYQFLRWGQTAFSDFKVVPPGTGIVHQVNIEHLAKVIYDRDVDGVLRAYPDTCVGTDSHTTMVNGLGVLGWGVGGIEAEAAMLGQPVSMLIPRVVGFKLSGEIPAGVTATDVVLTITDLLRKHGVVGKFVEFYGEGVASVPLANRATIGNMSPEFGSTAAIFPIDDVTLDYLRLTGRSEEAVALVEAYAKEQTLWHDASKEPVFSEYLELDLGTVVPSIAGPKRPQDRILLSEAKSQFEQDILAYASASTSDSVVDLESKHSFPASDPGSVPGEEEPTTTRPVHINSGAPAHASKPVPVTTPSGEKYILDNGAVTLAAITSCTNTSNPSVMIAAGLVARKALEKGLKQKPWVKTTLGPGSKVVTDYYEKSGLDKDLEGLGFYTVGYGCTICIGNSGPLIEEVSAAINDHDLAVTAVLSGNRNFEGRISPDVKMNYLASPPLVIAYALAGSMHFDFENDALGKGTDGEDVFLRDIWPTPAEVQELVDSSISREQFIKQYSTVFDGDERWRSLPTPDDDIFQWDENSTYVRKAPYFDGMTMELTPVRDIEGARVMATLGDSVTTDHISPAGNIKPGTPAAQYLTEHGVDRKDFNSFGSRRGNHEVMIRGTFANIRLKNLMVSAVNDGQVVEGGYTRDFTKPGGPQSYIYDASMNYQEQGTPLVIFGGKEYGSGSSRDWAAKGTSLLGVKAVITESFERIHRSNLIGMGVVPLQFPAGESWESLGLDGTEVVSISGLEELNNGVTPKTVRVTATPTEDSPEGKQVVEFDAVVRIDTPGEADYYRNGGILQYVLRSLV from the coding sequence GTGTCCACGGTGAACAGCTTCGGTGCCAAGAGCACCCTGACGGTCGGCAGCACCGACTACGAGATCTTCCGCATCGACACGGTGCCCGGTTTCGACAAGCTCCCTTTCAGTCTCAAGGTCCTCCTCGAGAACCTGCTTCGCACCGAGGACGGCGCGAACGTGACGAAGGCGCAGATCGAAGCCCTGGGTTCGTGGGATGCCGCGGCTGATCCGAGCACCGAGATCCAGTTCACGCCGGCCCGTGTGGTCATGCAGGACTTCACCGGTGTTCCCTGCATCGTCGACCTCGCCACCATGCGCGAGGCCGTCACGGCGCTGGGCGGCGACGCGAACAAGATCAACCCGCTCTCGCCCGCCGAGATGGTCATCGACCACTCGGTGATCGCCGACCTCTTCGGCTCGGAGAACGCTCTCGAGCGCAACGTCGAGATCGAGTACGAGCGCAACGGCGAGCGCTACCAGTTCCTGCGCTGGGGCCAGACGGCCTTCAGCGACTTCAAGGTCGTCCCCCCGGGGACCGGCATCGTGCACCAGGTGAACATCGAGCACCTGGCCAAGGTCATCTACGACCGCGACGTCGACGGCGTGCTTCGCGCCTACCCCGACACCTGCGTCGGCACCGACTCGCACACCACCATGGTCAACGGTCTGGGCGTGCTCGGCTGGGGCGTCGGCGGCATCGAGGCCGAGGCCGCGATGCTGGGACAGCCCGTGTCGATGCTCATCCCGCGCGTCGTCGGCTTCAAGCTCTCGGGCGAGATCCCTGCTGGCGTCACGGCGACCGACGTCGTCCTCACGATCACCGACCTGCTGCGCAAGCACGGCGTCGTCGGCAAGTTCGTGGAGTTCTACGGCGAGGGTGTCGCGTCCGTGCCGCTCGCGAACCGCGCCACCATCGGCAACATGTCGCCCGAGTTCGGTTCGACCGCCGCGATCTTCCCGATCGATGACGTCACCCTCGACTACCTGCGCCTGACCGGTCGCAGCGAAGAGGCCGTCGCGCTGGTCGAGGCCTACGCCAAGGAGCAGACGCTCTGGCACGATGCCTCGAAGGAGCCCGTCTTCAGCGAGTACCTCGAGCTCGACCTCGGCACCGTGGTGCCGTCGATCGCCGGGCCGAAGCGCCCGCAGGACCGCATCCTCCTCTCCGAGGCCAAGTCGCAGTTCGAGCAGGACATCCTGGCGTATGCCTCGGCGTCGACCTCGGACTCCGTCGTCGATCTCGAGTCGAAGCACTCCTTCCCGGCATCCGACCCCGGTTCGGTACCCGGCGAGGAGGAGCCCACCACGACTCGCCCCGTGCACATCAACAGCGGCGCTCCGGCGCACGCGTCGAAGCCCGTGCCGGTCACGACTCCGTCCGGCGAGAAGTACATCCTAGACAACGGTGCGGTCACCCTCGCGGCGATCACCTCGTGCACCAACACCTCGAACCCCTCGGTGATGATCGCCGCGGGTCTCGTCGCCCGCAAGGCGCTCGAGAAGGGGCTCAAGCAGAAGCCGTGGGTCAAGACCACGCTCGGCCCCGGCTCGAAGGTCGTCACCGACTACTACGAGAAGTCCGGTCTCGACAAGGACCTCGAGGGTCTCGGCTTCTACACCGTCGGCTACGGCTGCACCATCTGCATCGGAAACTCGGGCCCGCTGATCGAGGAGGTCTCCGCGGCCATCAACGATCACGACCTGGCCGTGACCGCGGTGCTCTCGGGAAACCGTAACTTCGAGGGACGCATCAGCCCCGACGTGAAGATGAACTACCTCGCCAGCCCGCCGCTGGTGATCGCCTACGCTCTCGCCGGGTCGATGCACTTCGACTTCGAGAACGACGCGCTCGGCAAGGGAACCGATGGCGAAGACGTCTTCCTGAGGGACATCTGGCCCACCCCGGCCGAGGTCCAGGAGCTCGTCGACTCGTCGATCTCGCGCGAGCAGTTCATCAAGCAGTACTCGACCGTCTTCGACGGTGACGAGCGCTGGCGCAGCCTGCCCACCCCGGACGACGACATCTTCCAGTGGGACGAGAACTCGACGTACGTGCGCAAGGCGCCCTACTTCGACGGCATGACGATGGAGCTCACCCCGGTGCGCGACATCGAGGGCGCCCGCGTCATGGCGACCCTGGGTGACTCGGTCACGACCGACCACATCTCGCCCGCCGGCAACATCAAGCCCGGCACGCCTGCGGCTCAGTACCTCACCGAGCACGGTGTCGACCGCAAGGACTTCAACTCCTTCGGGTCGCGTCGTGGCAACCACGAGGTCATGATCCGCGGCACGTTCGCGAACATCCGCCTGAAGAACCTCATGGTCTCGGCTGTCAACGACGGCCAGGTCGTCGAGGGCGGGTACACGCGTGACTTCACGAAGCCGGGCGGACCGCAGTCGTACATCTACGACGCGAGCATGAACTACCAGGAGCAGGGCACGCCCCTCGTCATCTTCGGTGGCAAGGAGTACGGCTCCGGCTCGTCGCGCGACTGGGCGGCCAAGGGCACGAGCCTGCTGGGCGTCAAGGCCGTCATCACCGAGAGCTTCGAGCGCATCCACCGCTCGAACCTCATCGGCATGGGTGTCGTCCCGCTGCAGTTCCCCGCCGGCGAGAGCTGGGAATCGCTCGGTCTCGACGGCACGGAGGTCGTCTCGATCTCGGGCCTCGAAGAGCTCAACAACGGTGTGACGCCGAAGACGGTGCGCGTGACCGCGACGCCGACCGAGGACTCGCCCGAGGGCAAGCAGGTCGTGGAGTTCGACGCGGTGGTGCGTATCGACACCCCCGGTGAGGCGGACTACTACCGCAACGGCGGAATCCTGCAGTACGTGCTCCGCTCGCTGGTCTGA
- a CDS encoding DUF3159 domain-containing protein, which yields MTTPAPDPEREQSASDIVGAALGGAARRAGLDPTESDATHKVVWSAMGGWRGILESVLPSLAFVILFTIRPEPLILPLGVSVGLAAVFTVVRLIQKSPPSAAIGGLVAAAAAAALALWTGRGEDNFVPGLITNAVYGTGMLVSALIGWSLIGLAVGFLMGEGTAWRRDRRKRRAFLWLGIAWAALFFARLAVQLPLYLAGDVTALGTLKLIMGLPLFAPLIAVTWLVVRALYPRPADADTTRRS from the coding sequence GTGACCACCCCGGCTCCCGATCCCGAGCGCGAGCAGAGTGCATCCGACATCGTCGGGGCCGCGCTCGGCGGCGCAGCGCGACGCGCGGGTCTCGACCCGACCGAGAGCGACGCGACGCACAAGGTGGTGTGGTCCGCGATGGGCGGATGGCGCGGCATCCTCGAATCGGTGCTGCCGAGCCTCGCGTTCGTCATCCTCTTCACGATCCGCCCGGAACCTCTGATCCTGCCGCTGGGAGTGTCGGTCGGACTCGCGGCGGTGTTCACCGTCGTCAGGCTGATCCAGAAGTCGCCGCCGTCAGCTGCCATCGGAGGCCTCGTGGCCGCGGCGGCGGCCGCTGCCCTCGCGCTGTGGACCGGGCGAGGCGAGGACAACTTCGTCCCCGGGCTCATCACCAACGCCGTCTACGGCACCGGCATGCTCGTCTCGGCCCTGATCGGCTGGTCGCTGATCGGTCTCGCCGTCGGCTTCCTCATGGGAGAGGGCACCGCGTGGAGGCGTGACCGCCGAAAGCGCCGCGCGTTCCTGTGGCTCGGGATCGCCTGGGCTGCTCTGTTCTTCGCTCGTCTCGCCGTGCAGCTGCCGCTGTACCTGGCCGGGGACGTCACGGCGCTCGGCACGCTGAAGCTCATCATGGGGCTGCCGCTGTTCGCTCCGCTGATCGCGGTCACCTGGCTCGTCGTGCGTGCGCTGTATCCGCGCCCCGCCGATGCCGACACGACGCGGCGGTCGTGA